A single Epinephelus lanceolatus isolate andai-2023 chromosome 22, ASM4190304v1, whole genome shotgun sequence DNA region contains:
- the tp53 gene encoding cellular tumor antigen p53: MEEQEFDSLPLSQSLPLSQVSFRELWETVVTPSISTIPTANGAWRTDGPMDMLLMNDQVLAEGFDENLFELPPEMSAKDGVTPPSSTVPVTTDYPGEYGFQLRFQKSGTAKSVTSTYSEQLNKLYCQLAKTSPIEVLVRKDVPVGAIVRATAVYKKSEHVADVVRRCPHHQNEDAAEHRSHLIRVEGSQRAQYFEDPHTKRQSVTVPYEPPQLGSEITTILLSFMCNSSCMGGMNRRPILTILTLETPDGLVLGRRCFEVRVCACPGRDRKTEEENSTKTQNGTKHTKKRKSAPAAAPAPDTTSVKKSKPTSSAEEDDKDVFVLHVRGRERFEMLKKINDGLELLDKESKTKTKVSVKHELAVPSSGKRLPHRGERSDSD, encoded by the exons atggaagAGCAAGAGTTCGACAGTCTGCCTCTGAGCCAGAGCCTGCCCCTGAGCCAGGTCTCCTTCAGAGAGCTTTGGGAGACTGT agTGACTCCCTCTATCTCCACCATTCCAACGGCAAATGGCGCATGGAGGACAGATGGACCTATGGATATGCTG CTCATGAATGACCAAGTGCTTGCTGAAGGGTTTGATGAAAATCTGTTTGAGCTGCCCCCAGAGATGTCTGCTAAAGATGGTGTTACTCCCCCGTCCTCCACCGTCCCGGTTACAACAGACTATCCAGGGGAATATGGCTTCCAACTTCGATTTCAGAAGTCCGGCACGGCCAAGTCTGTCACTTCCACT TACTCCGAGCAGCTCAACAAGCTGTATTGCCAGCTAGCCAAGACCAGCCCCATTGAAGTCCTGGTGAGGAAGGACGTTCCTGTGGGTGCTATTGTGAGGGCCACAGCAGTTTACAAGAAGTCTGAACATGTTGCAGACGTGGTCCGAAGATGTCCACATCACCAGAATGAGGACG CTGCCGAGCACCGCAGCCATCTGATCAGAGTGGAGGGCAGCCAGAGGGCTCAGTATTTTGAGGATCCGCACACAAAGAGGCAGAGTGTGACTGTCCCCTACGAGCCCCCGCAG CTGGGCTCAGAGATAACCACCATCCTGCTGAGCTTCATGTGCAACAGTTCCTGCATGGGGGGGATGAATAGAAGGCCGATCCTCACAATCCTGACCCTGGAGACCCCAGA TGGACTTGTCTTGGGCCGAAGGTGCTTTGAGGTGCGTGTCTGTGCGTGTCCAGGCAGGGATCGCAAAACTGAAGAGGAAAACAGCACCAAGACGCAGAACGGcaccaaacacaccaaaaaacGAA AGAGTGCCCCGGCTGCGGCTCCAGCTCCTGACACCACTTCTGTGAAGAAGTCCAAGCCGACCTCCAGTGCAGAGGAGGACGATAAGGACGTGTTTGTTCTGCAT GTTCGTGGTCGCGAACGTTTCGAAATGTTGAAGAAAATCAATGATGGTCTGGAGTTGCTTGACAAAGAAAG CAAAACAAAGACCAAGGTGTCTGTGAAACATGAGCTTGCTGTGCCTTCCAGCGGAAAGCGACTCCCGCACAGAGGGGAGAGGAGCGACAGCGACTAA